A single region of the Pararhodospirillum photometricum DSM 122 genome encodes:
- a CDS encoding [protein-PII] uridylyltransferase: MPRTRIRQPRALIDRKALTIILEDMAAAVPDNRDRRNRLMSLLRKALADGRAEVRRRFLKEKGTGAAAFAENSYLMDQIIRLLFDFATTYIYPRANRTAGEQMSVLAVGGYGRGEMSPQSDIDLLFLLPYKSTPLHEQVVEFMLYVLWDLGLKVGHATRSVDECIRQARADTTICTALLETRFLWGNRELPLGLRDKFQTSVVAGSGADFIEAKLAERDERHARMGDSRYVLEPNIKDGKGGLRDLHTLLWIARFIYGVSEMSELVARGVLTSEAASKFMRARNFLWTVRCHLHYLTNRPEERLTFDIQPEIAQRMGYADRNGVRGVERFMKHYFLMAKTVGDLTRIFCAVLENQQKRRPGLSMTSLLARKRHLNGFRIDSGRIAAVGPDAFQKEPLALMRLFKVAHEQGMDIHPDTLRLVTESLPLVKGLRSDPAANTLFLDILCSKRDPEISLRQMSEAGFLGRFLPDFARVTAQMQFDMYHVYTTDEHTIRAIGLLHRLEDGSIRDLMPSAARELRKVLSRRALYVAVLLHDIAKGRGGDHSELGAEIALRLGPRLGLSDEETETVSWLVRHHLLMSRTAFKRDVDDLKTILDFTDVVQSVERLRLLLALTTVDILAVGPAVWNNWKSSLLRELYMRSEDLLTGGFQAEARDKRVADRREQLSLALTDWPEAERAAYLERHYPAYWLTFDGLTHIRHARVIERARAAGEAVAVEVIPDSHRSVSDVIIYTDDHPGLFSKIAGAMALAGVTIMDARITTMVDGMALDTFTIQTLDGRPIAEPERIERLARTVRGVLTGTIALARALQEQAPRLPERAHALTVPPRVLIDNQASKTHTVIEVNGRDRPGFLHAVTQALTRVGIQISSARISTYGERVVDVFYVKDVFGMKVVHKTKLAQIREALEAAITEARPRAA, translated from the coding sequence ATGCCACGCACCCGCATTCGCCAACCCCGCGCCCTGATCGACCGCAAGGCGCTGACCATCATCTTGGAAGACATGGCGGCGGCCGTGCCCGACAACCGGGACCGTCGCAATCGCCTGATGTCTTTGCTGCGTAAGGCGTTGGCCGATGGCCGGGCCGAGGTGCGGCGGCGCTTCCTCAAGGAAAAAGGCACGGGCGCGGCCGCGTTCGCCGAAAACAGCTATCTGATGGATCAGATCATCCGGCTGTTGTTCGACTTTGCCACGACCTACATCTACCCGCGCGCCAATCGCACGGCTGGCGAGCAGATGAGTGTGCTGGCGGTGGGCGGTTATGGGCGCGGCGAGATGTCGCCCCAGTCCGACATCGATTTGCTGTTCTTGCTGCCCTACAAGTCCACGCCGCTGCATGAGCAAGTCGTCGAGTTCATGTTGTATGTGTTGTGGGACTTGGGGCTCAAGGTGGGCCATGCCACCCGTTCGGTAGACGAGTGTATTCGGCAGGCCCGGGCCGATACGACCATTTGCACCGCCTTGCTCGAGACCCGTTTCTTGTGGGGCAACCGCGAGCTTCCCTTGGGCCTGCGCGACAAGTTTCAAACCAGCGTGGTGGCCGGGTCCGGGGCTGACTTTATTGAGGCCAAGCTGGCCGAGCGCGACGAGCGCCACGCCCGCATGGGGGACAGCCGTTACGTCCTGGAGCCCAACATCAAGGACGGCAAGGGCGGCCTGCGCGACTTGCACACCTTGTTGTGGATCGCCCGCTTTATTTATGGCGTGAGCGAAATGTCGGAACTGGTGGCGCGTGGGGTGCTGACCTCGGAGGCGGCCAGCAAGTTCATGCGCGCGCGTAACTTTTTGTGGACCGTGCGCTGTCACCTGCACTACCTGACCAACCGCCCGGAAGAGCGCCTGACCTTCGACATCCAGCCCGAGATCGCCCAGCGCATGGGCTATGCCGATCGCAATGGCGTGCGGGGCGTCGAGCGCTTCATGAAGCACTATTTCTTGATGGCCAAGACGGTGGGCGATCTCACGCGCATCTTCTGTGCTGTGTTGGAGAACCAGCAAAAGCGCCGGCCCGGTCTGTCCATGACCTCCCTGCTGGCCCGCAAGCGCCACCTCAACGGCTTTCGCATCGACAGCGGGCGCATCGCCGCCGTGGGTCCCGATGCCTTCCAGAAGGAACCGCTGGCTCTCATGCGCTTGTTCAAGGTGGCGCATGAGCAGGGCATGGACATTCATCCCGATACCTTGCGGCTGGTGACCGAGTCCTTACCCCTGGTCAAGGGCTTGCGCAGCGATCCGGCGGCCAATACTTTGTTCCTTGACATCCTTTGTTCCAAGCGCGACCCGGAAATTTCGTTGCGGCAGATGAGCGAAGCCGGCTTCCTCGGGCGTTTCTTGCCCGATTTTGCCCGGGTGACCGCCCAGATGCAGTTTGACATGTACCATGTGTACACCACCGACGAGCACACCATCCGGGCCATCGGCCTCTTGCATCGCCTGGAAGACGGGAGCATTCGCGACCTCATGCCCTCGGCGGCCCGCGAACTGCGCAAGGTCTTGTCGCGCCGGGCGCTGTATGTGGCGGTGTTGTTGCACGATATCGCCAAGGGGCGGGGCGGGGATCACTCGGAACTGGGCGCCGAGATCGCCCTACGGCTGGGGCCCCGGCTCGGCCTCAGCGACGAGGAAACGGAAACCGTCTCCTGGCTGGTACGCCATCATCTCCTGATGTCGCGCACCGCCTTTAAGCGCGATGTCGATGACCTCAAGACCATTCTCGATTTCACCGATGTCGTGCAGTCGGTGGAGCGGTTGCGCCTGCTGCTGGCCCTGACCACCGTTGATATTCTGGCCGTTGGCCCGGCGGTCTGGAACAACTGGAAGTCTTCCTTGCTGCGCGAGCTTTACATGCGCTCCGAGGACCTGTTGACCGGCGGCTTCCAGGCCGAGGCCCGCGACAAGCGCGTTGCTGATCGCCGTGAGCAACTGTCGCTCGCTCTGACCGATTGGCCCGAGGCCGAGCGGGCCGCGTATCTCGAACGCCATTATCCCGCCTACTGGCTGACCTTCGACGGCCTCACCCACATTCGCCACGCCCGCGTCATTGAGCGCGCTCGGGCGGCCGGCGAGGCGGTGGCGGTTGAGGTGATTCCCGACAGCCACCGCTCGGTGTCCGATGTGATCATCTACACCGACGACCACCCGGGCCTGTTCTCCAAGATTGCCGGCGCCATGGCCCTGGCCGGCGTCACCATCATGGATGCGCGCATCACCACCATGGTCGATGGCATGGCGCTTGATACCTTCACCATTCAGACCCTTGACGGCCGGCCGATTGCCGAGCCCGAGCGCATCGAGCGGCTGGCGCGCACGGTGCGCGGGGTTCTGACCGGGACGATAGCCCTGGCCCGTGCCCTCCAGGAGCAGGCGCCCCGGTTGCCCGAGCGCGCTCACGCCCTGACCGTGCCGCCCCGGGTTTTGATTGATAACCAAGCCTCCAAGACCCACACCGTGATCGAGGTCAACGGGCGCGACCGTCCGGGGTTTTTGCACGCCGTCACCCAGGCCCTGACTCGGGTTGGCATCCAGATTTCGTCGGCCCGCATCAGCACCTACGGCGAGCGGGTGGTGGACGTGTTTTATGTCAAGGATGTGTTTGGCATGAAGGTGGTCCATAAAACCAAACTGGCCCAGATCCGCGAGGCTCTGGAGGCCGCGATCACCGAGGCCCGCCCCCGTGCCGCCTGA
- a CDS encoding ImmA/IrrE family metallo-endopeptidase, translating into MTSLDFHVEPERLTEGAAEERATFGLLKIMAHGRSLTEGFDAYLDGSREGPLVSAYPLAEWLVWNWWRLKGEPPPSRPSRSWRFAHCLSTIGEGYVWPNLTIYSDGFRVVLDSQRSGNNQAVFRYFGARPVLAAWTDLEEAMERFAGDVLSRLEAAQIRASNLHALWDDLQAERADPELRRYRELEARLGFDPGEADEAMLQARLAEARLLGEEAMGELASLAAHNSSDVSRMMAAADLREMAKNDGQAMAACPETALADDLRWGMVPAHEIGVRVARQVRASFANRQISDQALADLAGTSSAILKEKQVRGPLSFALVDEGGQALAVLSGKRTDNRRFELARLIGDRLMRPRGALFPATAARSYRQKAQRAFAAEFLAPIEAVTDMASNDFSEERQQEIAEYFRVSFKVINSLLKNNHVIDRDFDDFQEIA; encoded by the coding sequence ATGACCTCCCTCGACTTTCACGTGGAGCCGGAGCGCCTCACCGAAGGGGCAGCGGAGGAACGCGCCACGTTTGGTTTGCTCAAGATCATGGCCCATGGTCGATCCTTGACCGAGGGATTTGATGCCTATCTCGATGGGTCGCGGGAGGGGCCGCTTGTCTCGGCATACCCTTTGGCCGAATGGCTTGTCTGGAACTGGTGGCGTCTCAAGGGCGAGCCGCCTCCGTCGAGGCCCTCCCGGTCCTGGCGCTTCGCGCACTGCCTCAGCACCATCGGCGAAGGGTACGTTTGGCCCAATCTGACCATTTATTCTGATGGGTTTCGGGTCGTCCTTGATTCCCAGCGATCGGGAAACAATCAGGCGGTGTTTCGTTATTTCGGTGCGCGACCGGTTCTGGCAGCCTGGACGGATCTCGAGGAGGCGATGGAGCGGTTCGCTGGTGATGTCCTCTCCCGGCTGGAGGCTGCGCAGATCCGAGCAAGCAATCTCCATGCCCTCTGGGATGATCTGCAAGCCGAGCGAGCCGACCCCGAGCTCAGGCGCTATCGGGAACTGGAAGCTCGGCTGGGCTTCGATCCCGGCGAGGCGGACGAGGCCATGCTCCAGGCTCGGCTTGCCGAGGCCCGTCTTCTGGGAGAGGAAGCGATGGGCGAACTAGCCTCCCTGGCTGCCCACAACTCATCGGACGTCTCCCGCATGATGGCGGCCGCTGATCTGCGAGAGATGGCCAAGAATGACGGACAAGCCATGGCGGCGTGCCCGGAGACGGCCCTTGCCGATGATTTGCGCTGGGGAATGGTGCCGGCCCATGAGATTGGGGTCCGCGTGGCTCGGCAGGTCCGCGCGTCCTTCGCCAACCGGCAGATCAGCGATCAAGCCCTGGCAGATCTTGCTGGAACGTCTTCAGCCATCCTGAAGGAGAAGCAGGTCCGCGGCCCGTTGTCCTTTGCCTTGGTCGATGAGGGCGGGCAGGCCCTGGCCGTCTTGAGCGGCAAACGCACCGATAACCGCCGCTTCGAACTGGCCCGTTTGATCGGCGATCGCCTCATGCGGCCTCGTGGGGCTCTGTTCCCAGCCACCGCCGCGCGCAGCTACCGGCAAAAGGCCCAGCGCGCCTTTGCAGCGGAGTTCCTGGCCCCAATTGAAGCCGTCACGGACATGGCCAGCAATGATTTTTCCGAAGAACGTCAACAAGAAATCGCCGAGTACTTTCGCGTCTCTTTCAAGGTTATCAATAGCTTGCTCAAAAACAACCACGTGATCGACCGTGATTTCGATGATTTTCAGGAGATTGCCTAA